Proteins encoded by one window of Erwinia pyrifoliae DSM 12163:
- the ppsA gene encoding phosphoenolpyruvate synthase, translating to MSNKGEVPLVLWYNQLGMHDVDRVGGKNASLGEMITNLSSLGVSVPNGFATTSAAFNLFLDQSGVNQRIYELLDKTNIDDVDELAKAGKQIRQWVIETPFQPELEQAIHTAYNQLSADDSGASFAVRSSATAEDMPDASFAGQQETFLNVQGYDAVLEAVKHVFASLFNDRAISYRVHQGYDHRGVALSAGIQRMVRSDLASSGVMFTIDTESGFDRVVFITAAHGLGEMVVQGAVNPDEFYVHKPTLAAGRPAIVRRTMGSKKIRMVYADSQQHGEQVRIEDVPQADRDRFCLSDKEVEALALQAVQIEKHYQRPMDIEWAKDGHTGKLFIVQARPETVRSNGQVMERYTLQAKGKVAVEGRAIGHRIGAGEVKVIHDISEMNRIEKGDVLVTDMTDPDWEPIMKKAAAIVTNRGGRTCHAAIIARELGIPAVVGCGNATEILRDGHKVTVSCAEGDTGYVYHDLLDFEVKSSQVDEMPTLPLKIMMNVGNPDRAFDFACLPNEGVGLARLEFIINRMIGVHPKALLEFDRQTPELQQQIRDMMKGFDDPLEFYIGRLTEGIATLGAAFAPKRVIVRLSDFKTNEYANLVGGERYEPEEENPMLGFRGAGRYIADSFRDCFALECAAVKRVRNEMGLTNVEIMVPFVRTVAQAQAVVEELERQGLKRGENGLKIMMMCEIPSNALLADRFLQFFDGFSIGSNDMTQLALGLDRDSGVVSELFDERNDAVKALLSMAIRAAKKQGKYVGICGQGPSDHQDFAAWLMAEGIDSLSLNPDTVVQTWLGLAELK from the coding sequence ATGTCCAATAAAGGCGAAGTGCCGCTCGTGCTCTGGTATAACCAGCTAGGTATGCACGATGTCGATCGGGTGGGGGGAAAAAATGCCTCCCTGGGTGAAATGATCACTAACTTGTCATCGTTGGGCGTCTCGGTACCCAATGGTTTTGCGACAACATCAGCAGCGTTCAACCTGTTTCTCGATCAAAGCGGCGTCAATCAGCGTATCTATGAGCTGCTGGATAAAACCAATATTGATGATGTTGATGAGCTGGCAAAAGCGGGTAAGCAAATACGGCAATGGGTGATTGAAACGCCGTTCCAGCCCGAACTGGAACAGGCAATCCACACGGCCTATAACCAGCTGTCTGCTGATGATAGCGGGGCCTCGTTTGCCGTGCGTTCTTCCGCCACGGCAGAGGATATGCCGGACGCCTCATTCGCCGGTCAGCAGGAAACCTTCCTTAATGTGCAGGGCTACGATGCGGTGCTGGAAGCGGTTAAACACGTTTTTGCTTCCCTGTTTAACGATCGGGCTATCTCTTACCGGGTGCATCAGGGCTACGATCACCGTGGCGTGGCGCTGTCGGCAGGCATACAGCGCATGGTGCGTTCAGATCTCGCTTCTTCCGGCGTGATGTTTACTATCGATACCGAATCGGGCTTTGATCGGGTAGTGTTTATCACCGCCGCACACGGTCTTGGCGAAATGGTGGTTCAGGGAGCGGTAAACCCGGATGAATTCTACGTGCATAAACCGACGCTGGCAGCCGGGCGACCAGCCATCGTACGCCGCACGATGGGGTCGAAGAAGATCCGTATGGTCTACGCTGATTCGCAGCAGCACGGCGAGCAGGTGAGAATTGAAGATGTCCCGCAAGCCGATCGCGACCGCTTCTGCCTGAGTGATAAAGAAGTCGAAGCGCTGGCTTTGCAGGCGGTGCAGATTGAAAAGCATTATCAGCGCCCGATGGATATTGAATGGGCAAAAGATGGCCATACCGGCAAGCTGTTTATTGTTCAGGCACGTCCGGAAACGGTGCGCTCCAACGGCCAGGTGATGGAGCGCTATACGCTGCAGGCTAAGGGCAAAGTGGCGGTGGAAGGACGTGCTATCGGCCATCGCATCGGTGCCGGCGAGGTGAAGGTCATTCACGATATCAGCGAAATGAACCGCATCGAAAAAGGTGACGTGCTGGTGACGGATATGACTGACCCGGACTGGGAACCGATCATGAAGAAGGCTGCGGCGATTGTCACCAATCGTGGTGGACGCACCTGCCATGCTGCCATTATCGCCCGTGAGCTGGGCATCCCTGCCGTGGTTGGCTGCGGCAATGCGACGGAAATATTGCGCGATGGCCATAAAGTCACCGTTTCCTGTGCGGAGGGAGATACGGGCTACGTGTATCATGATCTTCTCGACTTCGAGGTCAAAAGCTCTCAGGTTGATGAAATGCCGACATTGCCGCTGAAAATTATGATGAACGTCGGCAACCCGGATCGCGCTTTTGATTTTGCCTGTCTGCCAAATGAGGGTGTCGGGCTTGCTCGTCTGGAATTTATCATCAATCGCATGATCGGCGTTCACCCGAAAGCGCTGCTGGAATTTGATCGGCAGACCCCGGAGTTGCAGCAGCAGATCCGTGACATGATGAAAGGCTTTGACGATCCGCTGGAATTCTATATTGGTCGCCTGACCGAAGGGATCGCTACTCTTGGCGCTGCCTTTGCACCGAAGCGGGTTATTGTGCGTTTGTCAGACTTCAAAACAAACGAATATGCCAACCTTGTGGGCGGAGAACGTTACGAACCGGAAGAGGAAAACCCGATGCTGGGCTTCCGTGGCGCCGGGCGTTATATCGCTGACAGCTTCCGTGACTGTTTTGCCCTCGAATGTGCGGCGGTGAAACGCGTGCGCAATGAAATGGGGTTGACCAACGTCGAAATTATGGTGCCGTTCGTGCGTACTGTGGCACAGGCACAGGCGGTGGTAGAAGAACTGGAGCGGCAGGGGCTGAAGCGCGGTGAGAACGGGCTGAAGATTATGATGATGTGTGAAATACCCTCCAATGCGCTGCTGGCGGATCGGTTCCTGCAATTCTTTGATGGCTTCTCTATTGGCTCCAATGACATGACACAGCTGGCATTGGGGCTGGATCGTGACTCCGGCGTGGTTTCAGAACTGTTTGACGAGCGCAATGATGCGGTCAAGGCGTTACTGTCAATGGCCATCCGCGCGGCGAAAAAGCAGGGCAAATATGTGGGTATCTGTGGCCAGGGGCCATCGGATCATCAGGATTTCGCCGCATGGCTGATGGCAGAGGGCATTGATAGCCTGTCGCTGAATCCAGATACGGTGGTGCAAACCTGGCTTGGCCTTGCTGAACTGAAATAA
- the ydiK gene encoding AI-2E family transporter YdiK codes for MKNAQKSWDLAQIVFSLLFISLTIVACFWIVQPFILGFAWASMVVIATWPLMINIQRLLWGRRALAVITMTLLLILVFIIPVALLVNSLIENSAPMIAWLGSGHLQMPDLHWLRSTPLVGRKLYSAYHNLIAGGGSALLAQVQPYIGRTTGFFFAQAGHFGRFMMHLGLMLLFSVLLYWRGEQVGLGIRHFAFRLASRRGDAAVLLAAQAIRAVALGVVVTALVQGVLGGIGLAVSGIPFATILTVLMILSCLVQLGPLIVLVPAIIWLYWSGDTTWGTVLLIWSCVVGTLDNVLRPMLIRMGADLPMILILSGVIGGLVAFGMIGLFIGPVVLAISYRLVSVWVHETPAPHENPLDVVEELAEVDADSHQPKV; via the coding sequence ATGAAGAACGCGCAAAAAAGTTGGGACTTAGCACAAATCGTGTTTTCACTGCTGTTTATCAGCCTCACGATCGTCGCGTGTTTCTGGATAGTTCAGCCTTTTATCCTGGGGTTTGCCTGGGCCAGCATGGTAGTGATTGCCACCTGGCCACTGATGATTAACATTCAGCGCCTGCTGTGGGGGCGACGAGCGCTGGCGGTCATTACCATGACGCTGCTGCTGATTTTGGTTTTTATTATTCCGGTCGCTCTGCTGGTCAACAGTCTGATTGAAAACAGTGCGCCAATGATCGCGTGGCTCGGTTCCGGGCATCTGCAAATGCCCGATTTACACTGGCTGAGGAGCACCCCGCTGGTGGGCAGAAAACTTTACTCGGCTTACCATAATCTGATCGCCGGCGGAGGGTCGGCGCTGCTCGCTCAGGTTCAGCCCTATATTGGCCGCACCACCGGCTTCTTCTTTGCTCAGGCCGGGCATTTTGGGCGTTTTATGATGCATCTGGGTTTGATGCTGCTGTTCAGCGTGCTGCTCTACTGGCGTGGCGAACAGGTGGGCCTGGGAATACGTCATTTCGCGTTCCGCCTGGCATCCCGCCGTGGTGATGCCGCAGTATTGCTGGCTGCACAAGCCATCCGTGCTGTGGCTCTTGGGGTGGTGGTCACCGCGTTAGTTCAGGGAGTGCTCGGCGGCATCGGGCTGGCTGTTTCCGGCATCCCGTTTGCGACGATCCTCACCGTGCTGATGATTCTGTCGTGTCTGGTGCAGCTGGGACCGCTGATCGTACTGGTTCCGGCGATAATCTGGCTTTACTGGAGCGGTGATACGACCTGGGGTACGGTTCTGCTTATCTGGAGCTGCGTAGTGGGCACGCTGGATAACGTGCTGCGCCCAATGCTGATTCGCATGGGTGCAGACCTGCCGATGATTCTTATCCTCTCCGGCGTTATCGGCGGGCTGGTCGCCTTTGGCATGATCGGGCTGTTTATCGGCCCGGTGGTGCTGGCAATATCCTACCGGCTTGTTTCCGTGTGGGTACATGAAACGCCTGCCCCTCATGAAAACCCGCTGGATGTGGTTGAGGAGTTGGCAGAGGTTGATGCCGATTCACACCAGCCCAAAGTCTAA